AAAATTTTGCTAAATTTATAAGACAAAATATATGTTTACCGACCAACACATTTTTAATTGGTTAATATGGTTAAAATGTTCGTCTTACAAAATAAATAATTTGCAAAATATAGTTCAAAAATTGTAATTAAGATTCACAATGAAATTTACCAATATGCGTATAAATAAATCGTTTTGGTAATTTTTATATATACAAACTGGGAAAAATAAATGATTATTTTATTACCTTTCTTATTCTACTTTCCCACTTAAGTATAAAAATATAAGCAAAATTAATTCTCAAGTGAGTGGTCAAATCTAGAGTAAAAAAGCTCATTGTTTATTATTAATCAACTTTATATTCGCCATTATTTATTTTATATGACGCTGGACGCAAATTACAAATAGTTTACTTTGTGGAATTTTTATTTTTTTATATCACAAATTGGCTTGATTGGCAAAATAAACAATGCATATTTGTATATAATAGCAATCATGAAGATAAGCGTATTAGAGCATGGTGTTTTAACCGAAAAAAACGGATACAAAAAAGCCTATAAAAATCTAGAAAATTTGTGTAAATTTGCAGAAGATTTAGGTTTCTATTCATTTTGAATTAGTGAACAGCATGACGTAAATTCACTGGTGATTACTAATCCGCTTATTCTTCTAAATCATTTAGCAAATAAAACTAAAAAAATTCACATTGGTTGCGGTGGAATAATGTTAAAACATTATCAACCATTTTCTATTGCAGAGCAAATAAACACATTGAATTTATTGCATGAAAATAGGTTTATTTTTGGTTTTGGAAGCAACGCTTCAACACCAAAAATAACAAAATTATTGAAAAGTAATCAATCAAATTCAAGTTTTTACCAAAAAATGATTGAAACAATCGATTTTGTCAATAACACAAAAAACCTTAATGTTAAAGTAAACCCGCATATTGAACAAAAAATAAATCCAGTTATGTTGATAACTAGTGAACAAAGTGCAATATTCGCCGCTGAAAATAAGTTCAAAATTATTTATGGTTGATTTTTACAACCAATAAAAACCTATGCAAAGACAGTTATTCAAACATACATTGATGTATATCAAAAAAAATGGGGATTTATGCCTCAAGATATAGGTATCAGTGTAAATGTTGTTGCTGGGAAAATAACAAAGTTATTGAAGACAATAGAAAAGCTTTAGCTCTCTTTAGAATGGGGCAAAATGATTGAAATGAATTTGAGATTTTTCCATCAGGCAATGAGTTAAATAATTACTCATTTAAACCCGAGCAAAAATCAATTTTTGAAAGATTTTATTCAAACATTTTTACAATCAAAAATGAGTTAGATGTTAAAAAAATTGATCAATTATGCGAAGAATTAAAAATTCAACATTTAATCATTATGCCGACTATGGCCAATGTGCAAGACCGCAAAATTGCTTTAAAAAATGTAGCAAATTACTACAAATTGGGAGATAAACATGAAAAAAATAGTTAAATATTTAATTGTTGAAAAATTAGAAAACAAAAACCAATACTATTTAAGAATGACACCTGAAATGCAAGATGACATTGGTACAGTTGGCCATATTCAATTTAGAAACACTGATAAATCAATGCTTAAGGAAAATGACGAATTCATGGCTTTTGAGGCATCAAAAGCTATACTAACATTAAAAATGCCTTTTGATGCCAAAGTTGTTGAATGAAACAATGCAGCACTTGCAAAACCTTCTTTAGTTTCTTCACATAAAGATTCAGAAAACTGAATTATGATTATTAGCGATATTGACCCAGAAATTTTAGCTAATCTTGAAGATTTTTAATTATGAATAAAGAATTTAACGCAAAGAAACTAAATAATTTAATATCACAAGCAGATGCTATAGTACTTGGAATTGGTTCGGGAATGACGGCTGCTGATGGTATAGGTTATACTGGCAAGCGTTTTCAAGAAAACTTTAGTGATTTTATAAAAGCTTTTGGCTTTTTAGATATGCTTCAAGCTAGTGTTTATCATTTTGACGATATTCAAAATTATTGAGCATTTCATTCTAGATTTATGAAACTTAATTACTTTGACCAACAGCCTAGTCAAAGTTTCATAAATCTAAAACAATATTTAGCAGACAAAAATTATTTTATTATTACCACTAATTCAGATAATGCTTTAGAGGCGGCGGAATTTGACGAACAAAAAATATTTTATATTCAAGGCAAAT
The genomic region above belongs to Mycoplasmopsis bovigenitalium and contains:
- a CDS encoding LLM class flavin-dependent oxidoreductase translates to MKISVLEHGVLTEKNGYKKAYKNLENLCKFAEDLGFYSFWISEQHDVNSLVITNPLILLNHLANKTKKIHIGCGGIMLKHYQPFSIAEQINTLNLLHENRFIFGFGSNASTPKITKLLKSNQSNSSFYQKMIETIDFVNNTKNLNVKVNPHIEQKINPVMLITSEQSAIFAAENKFKIIYGWFLQPIKTYAKTVIQTYIDVYQKKWGFMPQDIGISVNVVAGKITKLLKTIEKL
- a CDS encoding glycine cleavage system protein H is translated as MKKIVKYLIVEKLENKNQYYLRMTPEMQDDIGTVGHIQFRNTDKSMLKENDEFMAFEASKAILTLKMPFDAKVVEWNNAALAKPSLVSSHKDSENWIMIISDIDPEILANLEDF